A window from Sphingobacterium hotanense encodes these proteins:
- a CDS encoding helix-turn-helix domain-containing protein, translating to MINLSKVKQHLPPGLEDDGVEFYVGGNDIKCLHNGRRYEWGSFPAWIIEKIEMDMIGNPEAMKALVAWDITDSEEMMRQYIVCRFGGFDGFSDITPEGKIAHTEYFDCGRRGSCSFEGKLCPSIKVGDEHLTKQEINIIRKIASGKHNKQIADELYIAEETVSSHNKNIQRKLGVPSKLGIIAWAVKRNIIE from the coding sequence ATGATAAACCTTTCCAAAGTAAAGCAGCATCTACCCCCAGGACTGGAAGATGATGGAGTGGAGTTCTACGTTGGTGGAAACGATATAAAATGTCTTCACAATGGCCGTAGATACGAATGGGGCTCTTTTCCTGCCTGGATTATTGAAAAGATTGAGATGGATATGATTGGAAATCCGGAAGCAATGAAAGCGCTAGTAGCTTGGGATATTACCGACAGCGAAGAGATGATGCGTCAATATATCGTATGTCGATTTGGAGGGTTCGACGGCTTTTCAGACATCACTCCAGAAGGCAAGATTGCGCATACAGAATATTTTGATTGTGGCCGCCGTGGCTCGTGTAGCTTTGAAGGGAAGCTTTGCCCTTCTATCAAAGTAGGCGACGAGCACCTCACCAAACAAGAAATTAATATCATTCGCAAGATCGCTTCAGGGAAGCATAATAAACAGATCGCCGATGAATTATACATCGCTGAAGAGACGGTTAGCAGCCACAATAAGAATATCCAACGCAAGCTAGGTGTGCCCTCGAAGCTTGGTATTATCGCATGGGCAGTAAAAAGAAATATCATCGAATAA
- a CDS encoding helix-turn-helix domain-containing protein: protein MADIESDKILRFIKIQKQLNLKQKDFAERVGLTQSKVSLLNNGKAGGNILNDIFYRLHYEFGLSKTWWDTGQGEMFESRSASFQEELTENYIHSESDSVNESYEQLKNKYIKLLEDYNLLLKSKLQ, encoded by the coding sequence GTGGCTGATATAGAGTCGGATAAAATTTTACGATTTATTAAGATTCAAAAACAATTGAATCTTAAACAAAAGGATTTTGCAGAAAGAGTGGGGTTGACTCAGTCGAAGGTATCTCTATTAAATAATGGGAAAGCTGGAGGGAATATTCTGAACGATATATTTTACAGGTTACATTATGAGTTTGGGCTTTCAAAAACATGGTGGGATACCGGTCAAGGGGAGATGTTTGAATCTAGATCGGCTTCTTTCCAAGAGGAGTTAACGGAAAATTATATCCATAGCGAATCGGATTCGGTTAACGAAAGCTACGAACAATTGAAAAATAAGTACATCAAATTGTTGGAAGATTACAATTTGTTGTTGAAGTCAAAACTTCAATAA
- a CDS encoding ISAon1 family transposase N-terminal region protein, translated as MQEAERKLLSLLMPEGLLEYFQILEVDQVDNQLHIYLDELNIAPTGYENSKLESKGFMPSTEISDFPIRGQKVTLHIRRRRWTVLDTGEIITRDWNLVREGARMTTEFGLSLKKIFG; from the coding sequence TTGCAAGAAGCCGAACGTAAATTACTATCCCTATTGATGCCCGAAGGGCTTTTGGAATACTTCCAGATTTTAGAAGTCGATCAGGTCGACAATCAACTCCATATTTATTTAGATGAACTTAATATTGCTCCGACAGGCTATGAGAACAGCAAGTTGGAGTCAAAGGGGTTTATGCCTTCTACTGAGATTTCGGACTTTCCTATTCGAGGTCAGAAAGTTACGCTACATATCCGTCGCCGTCGCTGGACAGTCTTGGATACAGGAGAGATCATCACGAGAGATTGGAACCTGGTGCGTGAGGGCGCTCGAATGACTACGGAATTCGGGCTTTCTTTAAAGAAGATATTTGGATAA
- a CDS encoding ISAon1 family transposase, whose protein sequence is MDNHPVSAQLVGLFFQMDGKQLQDQYKNHLSDFHDWDQKPHAESWTLFPENISEHLSIDETSFSNGELYTIVSSKSAKGRKGTILATIKGTKAEDIIAVLERIPLRSRNKVKEVTMDMAPNMAKAIRRCFRNARRVVDRFHVQKLAYDAVQELRIKYRWEVLDAESKKIMESRKRGTPYEPELLPNGDTLKQLLARSRHLLFKHPSRWSESQKNRAELLFLRFPKLKQAYDLGIALGDIFNKCRDKKVAFTKLGLWHNQVENAGIASFESVARSIAAHHQYILHYFDNRSTNASAESFNAKLKAFRSVFRGVRDTTFFLYRVMKLYA, encoded by the coding sequence TTGGATAACCATCCTGTAAGCGCCCAATTGGTAGGTCTGTTCTTCCAAATGGACGGCAAGCAACTACAGGATCAGTACAAGAACCACCTCAGTGATTTCCATGATTGGGACCAAAAGCCGCATGCAGAGAGCTGGACATTGTTCCCTGAAAACATCTCGGAACACCTGAGCATCGATGAGACCAGCTTTAGCAACGGTGAGTTATATACCATTGTTAGCAGTAAATCGGCAAAAGGCCGTAAAGGGACGATCCTAGCAACTATTAAAGGCACAAAGGCTGAGGATATCATAGCTGTTCTCGAGCGAATACCCTTGCGATCAAGGAATAAGGTAAAGGAGGTGACCATGGATATGGCTCCCAACATGGCCAAGGCTATCCGTAGATGTTTCAGGAATGCCAGGCGTGTGGTCGATCGGTTCCATGTCCAAAAGTTAGCTTACGATGCCGTTCAGGAACTCCGTATCAAATATCGTTGGGAAGTCTTGGATGCAGAAAGCAAGAAGATAATGGAATCGCGAAAGCGAGGAACCCCATATGAACCCGAGTTATTGCCCAATGGCGATACGCTCAAACAGCTATTGGCTAGATCCAGACACCTCTTGTTCAAGCATCCCAGCCGATGGTCAGAAAGCCAGAAAAACCGGGCTGAATTGCTGTTCCTGCGGTTTCCTAAGCTAAAACAGGCTTATGATCTTGGAATTGCCTTAGGAGACATCTTCAACAAATGCCGGGACAAAAAGGTCGCATTTACCAAACTAGGCCTGTGGCATAATCAGGTTGAGAATGCGGGCATTGCTTCCTTTGAGAGCGTAGCAAGATCCATTGCAGCTCATCATCAATACATTCTCCATTACTTCGACAACAGAAGTACTAATGCATCGGCAGAATCATTCAATGCAAAACTCAAAGCTTTCAGGAGCGTCTTCCGTGGCGTAAGGGACACAACATTCTTCCTGTACAGAGTGATGAAATTGTATGCTTAA
- the pdxR gene encoding MocR-like pyridoxine biosynthesis transcription factor PdxR encodes MYYLAGRLNPTSFDIMSSPDNIPYRSIIQIDKSNSQHVYLQIAQQFIQAIVRGHLRPGAKLLGTRQLSELLDVHRNTITAAYEELFAQGWVEIIANKGTFISSELPLLNPSTEREYSYPKTTGYRFRKSFLLDNPFEKNNYELSFNDGTPDIRLTQLDDLSRIYSANLKRKVNRRKMGYYNHDGSEYFKEQLTMYLQHSRGLAISKDNLLITRSMEMSLFIIAEIILEPSDTVVVAELGYFSANMIFQKAGNRIKTIPVDEDGIDTNALRKLCEQEPIRMVYVTPQQHYPTTVPLSAQRRMDLLQLANQYGFIIVEDDYDYDFHYEKQPILPLASNDQNGMVIYVGSFGKSLAPGFRTGFIVAPRNIMQEMRKHLGIIDRQGDILMEQALGELIQEGVVDRHLKKSIKVYKERRDHFGYLLSEHLGERVQFTTPKGGLAFWLNWRKAINLYELAKRCAAKHLFLPKTLLYQSSKTTGTRIGFGNLDMEEMEQAVKILKLVLEEMES; translated from the coding sequence ATGTATTACCTTGCCGGCAGGTTAAACCCTACCAGTTTTGATATCATGAGTAGTCCGGACAACATACCCTATCGTAGTATTATCCAAATAGACAAGTCGAATTCCCAACATGTATACCTTCAAATAGCGCAACAATTTATCCAAGCAATTGTACGTGGACATTTGCGACCTGGAGCGAAACTCTTGGGAACCCGACAGTTAAGTGAGTTATTGGATGTACACAGAAACACGATTACGGCCGCCTATGAGGAACTCTTCGCCCAAGGATGGGTAGAAATAATAGCCAATAAAGGCACTTTCATATCATCAGAATTACCGCTTTTAAATCCTTCGACAGAAAGAGAATATAGCTATCCGAAAACCACAGGCTATCGGTTCCGGAAATCTTTCCTCTTAGACAATCCTTTTGAGAAGAACAACTACGAGCTGAGTTTCAATGACGGCACGCCAGATATACGTTTAACACAGCTTGATGATCTCTCTAGGATTTACTCGGCAAACCTTAAGCGCAAGGTTAACCGCAGAAAAATGGGATATTATAACCATGACGGTTCAGAATATTTCAAAGAGCAGCTGACAATGTATCTTCAACATTCGCGAGGATTGGCAATCAGTAAAGACAACTTGCTGATCACACGAAGTATGGAAATGAGTTTGTTTATTATTGCGGAAATTATCCTCGAGCCATCAGACACCGTTGTCGTAGCGGAACTAGGTTATTTTTCAGCTAACATGATTTTCCAAAAAGCCGGCAACAGAATCAAGACCATTCCAGTAGACGAAGATGGAATAGACACTAACGCGCTACGAAAGCTATGTGAGCAAGAGCCGATACGGATGGTCTATGTCACTCCACAACAACATTATCCTACTACGGTACCCTTATCCGCGCAAAGACGAATGGATTTGCTACAGCTTGCCAACCAATATGGCTTTATTATCGTTGAGGACGACTACGATTATGACTTTCACTACGAGAAGCAACCTATCTTACCGCTCGCCAGTAACGATCAAAACGGTATGGTAATCTACGTAGGTTCATTTGGTAAATCGTTAGCACCGGGCTTTAGAACAGGCTTTATCGTTGCACCAAGAAACATCATGCAGGAGATGCGGAAGCACTTGGGCATCATCGATCGACAAGGCGACATATTGATGGAACAAGCATTAGGCGAATTGATACAAGAAGGAGTTGTTGATCGGCACCTAAAGAAGTCTATAAAGGTTTACAAAGAGCGTAGGGATCACTTCGGATACTTGCTTTCTGAACATCTAGGCGAAAGGGTACAGTTTACAACCCCAAAGGGAGGATTAGCATTTTGGTTGAATTGGAGGAAAGCAATAAACCTCTATGAACTAGCAAAACGCTGTGCCGCTAAGCACCTTTTCTTACCAAAGACCCTACTCTATCAATCGAGCAAAACAACAGGAACACGAATAGGATTCGGCAATCTCGATATGGAAGAAATGGAACAGGCTGTAAAAATATTGAAATTGGTGTTAGAAGAGATGGAAAGTTAG
- a CDS encoding aminotransferase class I/II-fold pyridoxal phosphate-dependent enzyme, whose protein sequence is MRRHMATLAKWQTNLNDRASFGLLRKLPIDKQMIDFASNDYLGLARNAVFQQSLLELAMNDPALMTGSTGSRLITGNSLLQERVEAFLAERYAVEAALLFPSGYTANLSLLSALPQRGDTLIVDELIHRSVHDGCLMNQANKWKFRHQDLNHLEELLKRAKDQSWVVVESVYSMDGDIARLKELAELAMAYDAHLIVDEAHAVGVFGDGLVQEYGLQSQVFATVVTYGKAMGLHGAAILGSETLKSYLINYASPFIYSTAMPDLMALSIQAGYEFLDRNTHLRQKLQDRIACFESEMFDKYSKSLLNPIQPVIIADLNKLKNLSKEIKEHGFHVYAVLPPTVPEGTGRFRISIHQYNTQEEIKQLVQLIKSNIE, encoded by the coding sequence TTGAGAAGGCATATGGCCACATTGGCGAAGTGGCAAACTAATCTTAATGACCGCGCCTCGTTCGGTCTTTTAAGAAAGCTACCTATCGACAAGCAGATGATTGATTTCGCTTCCAACGATTACCTTGGTTTAGCGAGAAATGCAGTGTTTCAGCAATCCCTATTGGAATTAGCAATGAATGACCCTGCTTTAATGACCGGTAGCACTGGGTCTAGGCTCATAACTGGTAACTCTCTTCTACAAGAGAGGGTAGAAGCTTTTCTAGCTGAACGTTATGCTGTCGAAGCCGCATTGCTTTTCCCTTCAGGATATACCGCTAATTTATCACTACTAAGTGCATTACCTCAGCGCGGCGATACGCTGATTGTAGATGAGTTGATACATCGCTCTGTTCATGATGGTTGTTTGATGAATCAAGCCAATAAATGGAAGTTCCGCCATCAGGATTTAAATCATCTTGAAGAATTATTGAAGCGTGCAAAGGACCAGAGCTGGGTAGTTGTTGAATCGGTCTATTCGATGGATGGAGATATCGCGCGCTTAAAAGAGTTAGCTGAACTGGCGATGGCTTATGATGCTCATCTCATCGTGGATGAAGCACATGCTGTCGGAGTGTTTGGAGATGGCTTGGTTCAAGAGTATGGCTTGCAATCTCAAGTCTTTGCAACGGTTGTTACTTATGGAAAAGCTATGGGATTACATGGTGCCGCTATTTTAGGGTCGGAGACGTTGAAAAGCTACCTAATTAACTATGCATCCCCATTTATCTATAGTACTGCCATGCCAGATCTGATGGCTTTGAGCATACAAGCAGGCTATGAATTCTTAGATCGAAATACGCACTTAAGGCAGAAGCTTCAAGATCGCATCGCTTGCTTTGAATCAGAGATGTTTGATAAATATTCAAAATCATTACTAAATCCCATTCAGCCTGTTATTATAGCTGATCTGAATAAATTAAAGAACCTAAGTAAGGAGATTAAAGAGCATGGTTTCCATGTTTATGCGGTGCTTCCACCTACCGTGCCGGAAGGAACAGGGCGCTTTCGGATTTCAATTCATCAATATAACACTCAGGAGGAAATCAAACAACTTGTCCAGCTTATCAAATCAAATATTGAATGA
- the bioD gene encoding dethiobiotin synthase — translation MKKQVFVSGIGTGIGKTFCSAMLVKLWQADYWKPIQSGDLDMTDSMTIRSLVDNDITIFPERYRLKTAASPHESAQIDGVEISLNDFQLPYSQNSLVVEGAGGLYVPINEDEFIIDLIEHLKLPAVLVIQDYLGCINHSVLSIKALESKNITVDTVVFNGPFSTATERIIRRHIPAEVACINIPWFHK, via the coding sequence ATGAAAAAACAAGTCTTTGTATCAGGAATAGGAACGGGAATAGGGAAGACGTTCTGCTCAGCCATGCTTGTCAAACTTTGGCAAGCCGATTATTGGAAGCCAATACAGTCTGGCGATTTAGACATGACAGACAGCATGACCATACGCTCGCTAGTAGATAATGATATCACAATATTCCCCGAACGCTATCGACTAAAGACAGCAGCCTCACCTCATGAGTCTGCTCAGATCGATGGAGTCGAAATTTCATTAAATGATTTCCAACTTCCATACAGCCAAAATAGTCTAGTTGTTGAAGGGGCAGGAGGGCTATATGTTCCTATTAATGAGGACGAATTCATAATCGACTTAATAGAACACTTGAAATTACCTGCGGTATTAGTGATTCAAGATTATTTAGGTTGTATTAATCACAGTGTACTTTCTATAAAAGCGTTGGAGTCCAAAAATATTACCGTAGACACCGTGGTTTTCAATGGTCCATTTTCTACTGCTACAGAACGAATTATCCGTAGGCACATCCCTGCCGAAGTAGCTTGCATCAATATACCTTGGTTCCATAAATAG
- the bioB gene encoding biotin synthase BioB — MKQENALRHNWTKEELLAIYNKPLMELVYEAASVHRQWHNPQEIQISTLLSVKTGGCPEDCSYCGQAARYHTDIKVQALLPTETVLAHAKKAKDSGSSRFCMAAAWREVRDNRDFDRIIEMVKGVNELGLEVCCTLGMLSESQAQRLQEAGLYAYNHNLDTSEEFYDEIISTRKFDNRIETIKNVRKAGITVCSGGIIGLGEKPADRISMLRSLANMEKHPESVPINALARVAGTPLEHLPKIDIWEMVRMIATARMVLPSSMVRLSAGRIEMSEVEQAWCFMAGANSIFTGERQTLLVTPNPGVDVDMEMLKNLGLKPMQKEVKETCSMS, encoded by the coding sequence ATGAAACAAGAAAATGCATTACGTCATAATTGGACGAAAGAAGAGCTATTAGCTATTTACAACAAACCACTGATGGAGCTAGTCTATGAAGCCGCATCAGTTCATAGGCAATGGCATAATCCGCAAGAAATACAAATCTCAACCTTGCTATCTGTAAAAACTGGAGGCTGTCCCGAAGACTGCTCGTACTGCGGACAGGCGGCGCGCTATCATACGGACATCAAAGTACAAGCTTTACTGCCAACGGAGACCGTTCTAGCACATGCGAAAAAAGCAAAAGATAGCGGTTCCTCACGCTTTTGTATGGCTGCAGCATGGCGAGAAGTGCGCGACAACCGCGACTTCGATCGGATCATAGAGATGGTTAAAGGAGTAAATGAATTAGGACTAGAGGTATGCTGTACACTGGGTATGCTCAGTGAAAGTCAGGCTCAACGCTTGCAAGAAGCAGGACTATACGCTTATAACCATAACTTGGATACCTCAGAGGAATTTTACGATGAAATTATTTCTACGCGTAAGTTTGATAATCGAATTGAGACGATTAAGAATGTGCGGAAGGCCGGTATCACGGTTTGTTCGGGCGGTATCATCGGATTGGGCGAGAAGCCTGCGGATCGTATCTCTATGCTTCGGAGCCTCGCAAATATGGAAAAACACCCGGAATCAGTCCCTATCAATGCTTTAGCAAGAGTGGCTGGAACACCGTTAGAACATCTTCCAAAGATTGATATCTGGGAAATGGTTCGCATGATTGCCACTGCCCGCATGGTGTTGCCATCTTCTATGGTCCGTTTGAGTGCTGGAAGGATCGAGATGTCGGAAGTCGAGCAAGCATGGTGCTTTATGGCAGGAGCTAACTCCATTTTTACCGGCGAACGCCAAACGCTATTGGTAACTCCGAACCCTGGAGTAGACGTGGATATGGAAATGTTAAAAAATCTAGGACTGAAACCCATGCAGAAGGAGGTTAAGGAAACATGTTCAATGAGTTAA
- the bioA gene encoding adenosylmethionine--8-amino-7-oxononanoate transaminase, translating into MFNELITRDRAVNWHPYSQMKTSQHIPILSGKGTRLYDANGNSYIDAVSSWWVTLHGHSHSYIAQKVFEQLQRLEQVIFAGFTHEPAIELSERLLALLPPNQRKMFYSDNGSTAVEVALKMCIQYAYQQGKKKSKILAFKNGYHGDTFGAMSVSERGLWTAPFQDLLFEVIFIDAPHSSNLEEAFKTIDLHAEDFACFIYEPLVQGAGGMLMHQAADLSALMSYCKSKGILLIQDEVFVGFGRTGTLFAADQLTESPDIMCFSKGLTGGTMPMGITSCTEELYEAFYSDEKMKAFFHGHSFTASPIACAASLASLDLLLQQDTLEAIKRIVRLHQDFTAELQTFDVVQNVRQCGTILAFDWNIGENSYFNHIQERLYNAFLAEGVILRPLGNTVYIVPPYCISEHEMLEVYRAIKKVANSMF; encoded by the coding sequence ATGTTCAATGAGTTAATAACACGAGACCGTGCGGTTAATTGGCATCCCTATAGCCAAATGAAAACCAGCCAACATATTCCTATACTCTCCGGAAAAGGAACTCGTCTCTATGACGCCAATGGAAACAGCTATATAGACGCTGTTTCCTCCTGGTGGGTGACCTTACATGGTCATTCGCACTCATATATTGCTCAGAAGGTTTTCGAGCAGCTACAGCGTCTAGAACAGGTTATTTTTGCAGGCTTTACTCATGAGCCTGCTATCGAGCTATCAGAGCGTCTGCTGGCCTTGTTGCCCCCAAACCAACGAAAGATGTTTTACTCCGACAATGGTTCGACCGCTGTAGAAGTCGCACTCAAGATGTGCATTCAATATGCGTATCAACAAGGGAAAAAGAAGAGTAAAATACTTGCCTTTAAGAATGGTTATCATGGTGATACCTTTGGTGCTATGTCTGTCAGCGAGCGGGGTCTGTGGACTGCGCCTTTTCAGGATTTGCTCTTTGAGGTGATATTCATTGATGCTCCCCATTCATCCAACCTGGAGGAAGCTTTCAAAACAATTGATCTGCACGCTGAGGATTTCGCTTGTTTCATCTATGAGCCTTTGGTGCAAGGCGCCGGGGGGATGTTAATGCATCAAGCGGCTGATCTTTCTGCATTGATGTCTTACTGCAAATCCAAAGGAATTCTACTGATTCAGGACGAGGTATTCGTCGGATTCGGGCGAACAGGAACTTTATTTGCTGCCGACCAATTAACTGAAAGTCCAGATATTATGTGTTTTTCCAAAGGGTTAACCGGAGGTACTATGCCGATGGGAATCACAAGCTGTACCGAGGAGCTGTATGAAGCATTCTATTCGGACGAAAAGATGAAAGCTTTCTTTCATGGACATTCTTTTACAGCCAGTCCAATCGCCTGTGCCGCGTCATTGGCAAGTCTGGATTTACTTCTTCAACAAGATACGTTGGAAGCCATAAAACGTATTGTCCGTCTACATCAAGATTTTACGGCGGAGCTCCAAACATTTGATGTCGTTCAAAACGTTCGTCAATGTGGAACCATATTGGCGTTTGACTGGAATATAGGGGAGAACTCCTACTTCAACCATATACAGGAGCGACTATACAATGCCTTCCTCGCCGAGGGAGTCATTCTGCGACCTTTAGGAAATACGGTGTATATCGTGCCACCATACTGCATCTCGGAGCATGAAATGCTGGAGGTTTACCGAGCCATTAAGAAAGTCGCAAATAGCATGTTCTAA
- a CDS encoding SH3 domain-containing protein, translated as MNLKYIPSYRLLASLFLISFLCFQSQFTFAQEEVPTAFVVADDYNLWYVNTEKEAAIFANMAYVRKMPSTKSALVDSIPMGTPIRFLENGGYNAMQLRGMYLPWYKIAYEVNNQQKTGYIWVGLVSLDKKVDPATGNTFLYGIAWHNNEENYDWVEAKVFDKNQQLIAKSSFANYRGEQSYTTSELIDSENLKDSKLIYNVTFSGEACGIPTTTYGFAWDGMDLNALPKISSVSDAGVYYYSEELEFPKKHKKGNQLIIKKMEEGEVIDDTKEELEFNIKKSEERYSWDGKKYHLMP; from the coding sequence ATGAATTTAAAATACATCCCTTCCTATCGCCTGCTAGCATCGCTATTCTTGATTAGCTTCCTGTGTTTTCAATCGCAATTCACGTTTGCACAGGAAGAAGTGCCCACAGCGTTTGTGGTAGCTGACGACTACAACCTTTGGTATGTCAACACGGAGAAAGAGGCAGCCATCTTTGCAAATATGGCCTATGTTCGTAAAATGCCCTCCACGAAAAGTGCGTTGGTCGATTCCATCCCTATGGGTACTCCAATCAGGTTCTTGGAGAATGGCGGCTACAATGCGATGCAGCTACGCGGCATGTACCTGCCATGGTATAAAATAGCGTACGAGGTTAACAATCAGCAGAAGACCGGATATATTTGGGTTGGATTAGTCAGTTTAGATAAAAAAGTCGATCCTGCTACCGGAAACACTTTCCTATATGGCATTGCTTGGCATAATAACGAAGAAAACTACGATTGGGTCGAGGCCAAAGTATTTGATAAGAATCAACAACTAATTGCTAAAAGTAGCTTTGCAAATTATCGTGGCGAACAATCTTACACGACTTCGGAATTAATTGACAGCGAAAACCTTAAGGACAGCAAACTAATTTATAACGTGACCTTTTCTGGAGAGGCTTGTGGCATCCCGACGACAACCTATGGGTTTGCTTGGGATGGAATGGACCTAAATGCCCTCCCTAAGATCTCGTCGGTATCGGATGCCGGAGTCTATTACTATTCCGAAGAGTTGGAATTCCCAAAGAAACACAAAAAGGGAAACCAACTCATTATTAAAAAGATGGAAGAAGGAGAAGTAATCGACGATACAAAGGAAGAGCTAGAGTTTAACATCAAGAAATCTGAAGAGCGCTATAGCTGGGATGGTAAAAAATACCATTTAATGCCTTAG